A window of the Lactuca sativa cultivar Salinas chromosome 7, Lsat_Salinas_v11, whole genome shotgun sequence genome harbors these coding sequences:
- the LOC128127215 gene encoding protein FAR1-RELATED SEQUENCE 5-like: protein MRIWWSLCGKLKDAGDGGGGRSGSRDGGGGGDRCVVARDGDRKKEGKIVADGGFLLLSEKGGGLLVVAKGGRSFTMNTEIQVADKSIETHMVNDIDANSYLESTLECEKINDINVNLGHDGDESIIGKVFSTPHDAYTFYNQYAFLHGFGIRIHWAFKNKTTNEPYRKMYVCNKQGFKRLKANSSGVAKKQRRNLRTGCQAMLRISKGKDGIWFADMFNDTHNHELSVTPTKVMKHRSHGKLHRSLACKSLMLELGQSGLKPSQIKKAVNAMKTPQDLDVTSKQCVDILSEQRRQYKGKEFYGLIKHFQDKALVDDNQYFVVDLFEDGSPRNIFWADGRSRDAYTKFGDVVVFDVTYMTNKFKMPFSPFVGVNHHGQTILFGGALLENEKEETFCWLFEHFLKCMFNKHPSAMITDQDKAIGNAIKKVFPNTRHRYCAWHIKKHELEHLRLLVAHYSDFKESYRRWVKSDTVEEFETEWEVMRGKYNLENCCWIIDMYNQRKHWVKAYLKDVFFAGMTTSGRSESIHSFFDGFVNSKTMLNEFVVQYDKAVESRRAVEEDEDFKTMNSKPILSSVHPIEAKAGECYTKKIFDIFKKEWIEATQNLTHETLSKCTEEIKYRVGQVDIDKAHWRFVSYRFTNQVDVRCSCAKFETYGILCKHSLYMIKKRNVQTLPDHYILPRWTLDARFSLGSHSVGMHEINTEKEVSALTLWYVHANCNKAIEHAKDSPSKIKKFNNLVIKFLEDEIIQKKPNGPQNVPQDSCVGISQLDMMPHISIRDPVFLTNTKGRPKNANRIKSSLELAKKKRTCSHCKGLGHYATGCSSRKAEEALQEKQ, encoded by the exons ATGAGGATATGGTGGAGCTTGTGTGGGAAACTCAAAGACGCTGGAGATGGCGGTGGTGGTCGAAGCGGATctagagatggtggtggtggcggcgacCGGTGTG TGGTTGCCAGAGATGGTGATCGAAAAAAAGAGGGGAAGATAGTGGCCGACGGTGGGTTTCTACTTCTGAGTGAGAAGGGCGGAGGTTTACTAGTGGTGGCAAAAGGAGGGAG GTCATTCACTATGAACACAGAAATACAAGTAGCAGACAAATCTATTGAAACACATATGGTTAACGACATTGATGCAAATAGTTATCTAGAATCAACTTTAGAATGCGAGAAAATAAATGATATCAATGTAAATCTGGGTCATGATGGAGATGAAAGtatcattggaaaggttttcagTACACCTCATGATGCATATACGTTTTATAATCAATATGCTTTTTTACATGGATTTGGTATACGAATTCATTGGGCCTTTAAAAACAAGACGACAAATGAGCCATACCGTAAAATGTATGTTTGCAATAAACAAGGCTTTAAAAGATTGAAGGCTAATAGTTCTGGGGTTGCAAAGAAACAACGTAGAAATTTGAGGACCGGATGCCAAGCAATGCTTCGAATTTCAAAAGGAAAAGATGGGATATGGTTTGCGGACATGTTTAACGATACCCACAATCATGAGTTAAGTGTTACACCTACAAAAGTAATGAAGCATCGTTCTCATGGGAAGCTTCATCGTTCATTGGCATGTAAATCTCTTATGTTGGAACTTGGTCAATCAGGATTAAAGCCTTCCCAAATAAAAAAGGCTGTTAATGCAATGAAAACTCCACAGGATCTTGATGTTACTTCAAAACAATGTGTGGATATATTATCTGAGCAACGAAGACAATACAAAGGTAAAGAGTTTTACGGGCTTATCAAACATTTCCAAGATAAAGCATTAGTAGATGATAACCAGTATTTTGTTGTGGATTTATTTGAGGACGGGTCTCCTCGAAATATTTTTTGGGCCGATGGAAGATCAAGGGATGCCTATACTAAATTCGGAGATGTTGTTGTCTTTGATGTTACATACATGACAAACAAATTTAAGATGCCATTTTCTCCATTTGTTGGGGTGAACCATCATGGTCAAACCATACTGTTTGGTGGTGCATTACTAGAAAATGAAAAGGAAGAAACTTTTTGTTGGTTATTTGAGCATTTTTTAAAGTGCATGTTCAACAAGCACCCATCTGCAATGATAACCGATCAAGATAAAGCAATCGGTAATGCAATAAAAAAAGTGTTTCCAAACACTCGACATCGCTACTGTGCATGGCATATTAAGAAGCATGAGCTTGAACATCTCCGACTGCTTGTAGCCCATTATAGTGATTTTAAGGAGTCTTATAGACGGTGGGTAAAAAGTGATACAGTTGAAGAATTTGAAACAGAGTGGGAAGTTATGCGTGGTAAGTATAACCTTGAAAATTGTTGTTGGATCATCGATATGTATAACCAACGAAAACATTGGGTTAAAGCCTACTTAAAGGATGTTTTTTTTGCTGGCATGACAACCAGTGGACGAAGCGAGAGCATTCATTCCTTTTTTGATGGATTTGTAAATTCCAAGACAATGTTGAATGAGTTTGTAGTTCAATATGATAAAGCAGTTGAATCTCGAAGAGccgttgaagaagatgaagactttAAGACTATGAACTCGAAGCCAATTCTATCTTCTGTTCATCCAATAGAAGCAAAAGCAGGTGAATGTTataccaaaaagatttttgacatttttaaaaaagaatggatagaagcTACACAAAATTTAACTCATGAAACATTAAGCAAATGTACAGAAGAAATCAAATATAGAGTTGGCCAAGTGGATATTGATAAAGCGCATTGGAGATTTGTTAGTTATCGTTTCACGAATCAAGTGGATGTCAGATGTTCGTGTGCTAAGTTTGAAACATATGGCATATTATGCAAACATAGTCTATACATGATCAAGAAGAGAAATGTTCAAACCCTTCCTGACCATTATATTTTACCTAGGTGGACACTTGATGCAAGGTTTAGCTTGGGTAGTCATAGCGTCGGAATGCATGAGATCAATACCGAAAAGGAAGTTAGTGCCTTAACCCTATGGTATGTCCATGCAAACTGTAACAAAGCAATCGAACATGCAAAAGACTCCCCTTCAAAGATAAAAAAGTTCAACAATTTAGTGATAAAGTTTTTAGAAGATGAAATTATTCAGAAAAAGCCAAATGGACCTCAAAACGTACCTCAAGATTCTTGTGTAGGAATTTCCCAGTTAGACATGATGCCTCATATATCTATTCGAGATCCAGTTTTTCTTACTAACACGAAAGGGCGTCCTAAAAATGCAAACAGGATTAAGTCTTCTTTGGAGCTGGCAAAGAAAAAGAGAACTTGTTCTCATTGCAAGGGTCTGGGTCATTATGCTACTGGTTGTTCAAGCAGAAAG GCAGAGGAGGCTTTACAAGAGAAACAATGA
- the LOC111892060 gene encoding GDSL esterase/lipase At5g45910, with the protein MTKKNIIFRNHCEIMNIVTLFFLFVCVYTTLSFSIPLKYDKIYSFGDSLADTGNFLHSGAMTNPVIGKLPYGETFFHHATGRCSNGRLIVDFIAEKYSVPYLPPYLTIVESLKLKGEHGVNFAVAGATALDSKFFYDQGIGQALWTNHSLTTQLGWFKQLKSTMCTTKQECDRYFKRSLFLLGEIGGNDYNYAFFLGVTVNKLKRMVPSVVGLITAAARMLIEEGAKELVVPGNFPIGCLGAYLTLFETKDKTAYDENGCLKAHNTFSKYHNAQLKLSLEKLRHKYPQARIIYADYYGAAKALFHIPHHLGLENGALNACCGGGGPYNFNYKARCGHIGSKACKDPSTYANWDGVHLTETAYRHVAMGLLNGNFTSPPI; encoded by the exons ATGACaaagaaaaatattatttttcgtAATCATTGTGAAATTATGAACATAGTAACTCTCTTCTTTCTTTTCGTTTGTGTCTACACAACACTTTCTTTCTCAATTCCATTAAAGTATGACAAAATCTATAGCTTTGGTGATTCCCTAGCAGACACCGGAAACTTCTTGCATTCAGGTGCAATGACAAACCCAGTCATCGGAAAGCTTCCGTATGGTGAGACGTTCTTTCATCATGCAACTGGTCGTTGCTCAAATGGAAGGCTTATCGTTGACTTCATCG CTGAGAAATATAGCGTACCATATCTACCACCATATTTAACAATTGTTGAAAGCTTGAAGTTAAAAGGTGAACATGGAGTTAACTTTGCTGTTGCTGGAGCTACTGCACTTGATTCGAAATTTTTTTATGATCAAGGCATTGGGCAAGCTCTTTGGACAAACCACTCCTTAACCACTCAGTTGGGCTGGTTCAAGCAGCTCAAGTCAACCATGTGCACAACTAAACAAG AATGCGATAGGTACTTCAAGAGATCGCTATTTCTATTGGGAGAAATTGGTGGTAATGACTACAATTATGCATTTTTCTTGGGTGTAACTgttaataaattaaaaagaatGGTGCCTTCGGTTGTGGGTTTGATCACTGCTGCCGCCAGA ATGTTGATTGAAGAAGGTGCCAAGGAGTTGGTGGTGCCAGGGAATTTTCCTATTGGTTGCTTGGGGGCTTACCTAACGTTGTTTGAAACTAAAGACAAAACAGCTTATGATGAAAACGGTTGTTTGAAAGCACACAATACTTTCTCAAAGTATCACAATGCTCAACTCAAGCTATCCTTGGAGAAATTAAGGCATAAATACCCTCAAGCTCGGATCATCTATGCTGACTACTATGGTGCTGCGAAGGCCTTATTCCACATACCACACCATCTTG GACTTGAGAATGGAGCTTTGAATGCTTGTTGTGGAGGGGGTGGACCATACAACTTCAACTACAAAGCAAGGTGTGGTCACATTGGTTCAAAAGCATGCAAGGATCCATCTACTTATGCAAATTGGGATGGGGTGCACCTGACTGAGACAGCTTATAGGCATGTAGCTATGGGATTGCTCAATGGAAATTTCACTTCTCCACCTATCTAG